From the genome of Malus sylvestris chromosome 13, drMalSylv7.2, whole genome shotgun sequence:
taataatatcatttttgttttctaattttgtATTGGTGAGAGAGGGATGGTCAATTATTGAATAGATGTAGATAATGCGATAAAACCCATAAACAAAAAAAGGTAATGGCAGGCATTATCTTGTTGTTCGATTGAGAGAGAAATGAGTTCATATTGGAAAAAAGGAGATTGTAAAAATCACTAGTAATCAAGAATTATAAGTGATCTAACTAGTATAtgcttttactttaaaaaaaaaatttaaaaaaaatgcaaaaagcgtgcaaaaaacaaaaatatttcgtGTCTAAATTTATGATTGTTGATGAAAAtaaagatattttggctattgATGCCAAACCCAAGCCATCATGGATAGAGGAGTTTAAATCTTCTGcaattaaaattttgtggtCTATTTGTGTCTTGTCTACTTGAATGACACGTATTCTTTTGGCTTTATTTAtctttagtttgttatttttttttaggggtgtgatatacacacacccctttttacttctctcacatatttttagttttcgtCCGTCGGATCAGAGggattgaagaagatcaacggacataaattaacaagaggtgtgtgagaagtaaaaatggatgtgtggatagcacaccccttttttATTGAGAAGATAAGTTCAAGAGTTAATACTTTTAAACGAATATTAAATGAATTGTCAGGTGTCAGCGAATGATAAGTTATAAAGATGTCGAATTTTGGGTGCAGAAGATTTGATCTCGGCTAGGAGAAGTACTGAGAGCTAAATTAAAAGGAGGATAAGATTAAGATTAAGATTAAGATTAAGGTATTGACATTATTAGTTTGTTTATTAGTTTTAAGAAATGTGAGTTGAGATTAAGGTCTTAGCGTGCAACGCAAAGATTGACTTCCAACTTCCAATATGcttattattcttcttctttttttatccAATAAGAATGTTGTgcctgcatttttttttaatgttcaatgattattttaattttaaattaataaaaataaaaacgagaAAATGTGACAAAAAATAAGAGTGTGAAAGTTACTCGTTTTCGTAGAAAACAAAATATCTTTCCTCTAAACTTGTCACTCTTGACTACcaaaaatggagaagaaaacAAACTTTTTACTACATAGTAACTGAATCCAAAAATAGAGTTTGGAACAGTAAGAAGCACATGGGTATACCTAATTATACCAACACCAAGTTTGACATGAATATAATCACATGTATGAATTGCCGACTTCGTTCCTGAATTATCACCTGAATAAAAATTAGttctaaaactatttttttcggAGAAGCGAGTCCttaaactaataaaaatttGCCAATTATATCTGTAACATTAGATTTGAAgctattttattcaattttccTTCCACATAAGCCACATGACGCATTTTACAAAGTAATAACATTATTTTCTCGCTTATAAACCCTTAAAGTTGCATATAAGTTGacgaaaaaaaaaggataaaataattatgaatataataaTAGTGATAAAATTAGtagtttttaatgaatttatgatattattttataaaaaaaaaaagaatttaagaACTTAAATTTCAATGAAGTAATAACTAAGCGACTAAATCAAAAGTTCACTctaattacaattttttttttttttggaaacattACATTTTACAACTTAATTTCATATGATTATTACCCAatgttaaatgatgattgagATTTGGGGGAGTAGGCCAACCTGTCCTGTATCATGCCATAAGGTTAAGGGATCAAAGTTGAATACCACGACTCTGTCAATATCATCTGCCTGGATTTTCAGAAATTGccattatttattttgtttttcaaattttagtatgaatGTCAATGGTcgtacataaaaaaaattaaaaaaatatcttattttatacatctatatatttatttattttgttgaaatCACGAGTCTCAACCTCTAAACAAGACTTTTACTGGGTGTGCTACTGCGACAATATAAATAACGCACTgtgtttgaaaaattaaaacaaataacaTTCCGTCATTAGTTTAATATACTGTATAGTCACGTAGCGGGTGCACGTAAGGCCCTCGTGAAAATGTTGCGAGAGGCATCGCATCATATGGTGGGGAAATTTTTCATACAATTGGTTGGaaattttgttttcagtttcCAAACAATTGTACTATTACACGTGATGTATCCGGCCGTGATCCAGAGAGACTGAAAAAgttgaacaaaaaaattgaacgaAAATAATGAGCCAATATTACCACGTATAAAACTAAATGAAAAGCTCTATAATTTTTTCCTGTATAAAATGATTACATCTCTCACACAAGTAAGATTCGTCTACAGAGAATAGAGGCCTCCCATCGAAGGGATATTTTGTAACAATCCCTAACCTCTCCCAAACCACCAtttacaacacacacacacggggaaATTGTATTTATAGAACGATTGACATGAGAATCTCGACTGAACAAAGCAAACGGAAACCCCGGTGCGGTACCTGTTGCCAAGAGCCTGATGCTGGATGACTACACATGCGACGGCTCAAAATTCTTCCACGGCTCGGGTTAAAATGGGAGGATGAAATGCATGCTGCACTGTATGTTTCCTAAAGAATCCCCGTGGAAATGCTGGAAGTCGCATTAATCTTCAGTGAGTACTCGGGTATGTAGGTAACACCTGTCGTGCAAGAAAATGATACTCGATCAGAACAACATATGCATCGGTTGGAGGTTCGCACTTAAGTAAGGATAACCCTCAGGTATGATTGGAATATTGTGTTGAGGGAGGAACCAGAGAGAAAGCAGAAAACCAGCCAAATTGCCTTCTGGATACTGATTCGTTATTGATTAAATTAACCGCCAGATACTTGTGCCCAATTTTTTTCCTGATGCTCCATCGTTAAGCAGTCAAACTAGCGGACCTAGAATCCATGAGAATACACCTATACAAGTGCTATTTATCTTCTTTTCAGACCTATGAATAACAATGGTCTTTTAACACTCAAGGCGGGAAAAATTTGAACAGTAGGACTGTAGAATACTCCCCCTAAGCATCAACTAATCATCCTAGCGTAGCACTTAATTTTGCTAGACATGAAAATGCATAAACCACTCATTCTTCCGACAGTGATGCATGGGAAACAAAAATGGTAGAAATAATGAGATGTTTACCTTTTTCCTTGACATCAATTTGCAGAGTGTCCAGTGTAATTATACCATCCGTCAATGGAAGTAGCTCAAGCTTGATGGTTGCCATAGATTGAGATGGGACACACCTGATGTGACCAtagaaaattataataactgaAATATCAATGAATATGAAACGAAAAGAAGATAAGAAAATGGAGCATTACCCTAGTGGAACTCTACTCTGAAGCCACAGATGTGTACAACACAGACCAGTGCTTGGAATGGCATCAGACAATGGAGAAGTCTGTTCGCTAAAAGAAGCTGGCGAAACTCCACCTTTAACATTTTGTTTCTGATTGTCCGAAAGGAGTGGTGAGCTTAGCCTCTGTATTGTAGGACTTTTTCCTGTATACTCAGGAAAACTTAAAAATGGACTCATTGGTGAAGCACGGGAAGAATTCAAGGAGACCACTGAAGGAGGGGAAGTGAATGAAGCTGGAGCAAGAACTGTTAGATTTAGATCTTCTGACATTAGATTTGAAACCTGGAGAGTCAAGACCTGCAAAATTGAAAAGTTGAATGAACCTAATACAACGTGAAAAAAGGAAATCCCCCAAAGACACATTTGAGCTACTAAGTATTTGAAACCTGAACAGGAAGCTGAGAGACTCCTCCGTTGGGTGCACTAGATTGTCCGGACATTTCAGATGCAACAGAGATCATAAGATCCCTTGAAACACGCGGACACCAACTTGTTGGCTGTTTGAAAAATAATCTTGACCCTGCAGATGTAACATAAAAGGAGAagaattagaaattaaaacttAGGTCCTCCAAATATGGAACACTGAGAGATATATAATTACCAGTGTAGTTGCACCGACATGATACCATAATTGCGTACTGATCAGCAGTTGAAGCACTCTTCTTTCCTTCAACAGTCTTGGGCGGCAGACGCAAGCTTGGTGCTGCATTTCCAGCCTGTAGTTGTGATGAGTGATTTCTTCTATCACCACCAGCCTTGAAATTCTTCCACAAGGATGTTGCTGGTTTAAGAATAAAGGAATGCTCTTCACCTCTCCTGCCATGAGAAACTTTAATGAGAAGAGAACAAATAAACTTGGGATTCCAAAAGCTATACATCTTTCTTCAAAAAATGTGTGATGTAACATATGAGTTTCAAATTCTAAAGATATGAAGCTCCAACTTTATTCCAGAATGATGGTGCCCTTTTTCTATGTCACTAAGTTTGCATTTGCTGTATCAAACCTGGTATCAGAGTAGCCAGAGGTTGTTTTATCAAACTAGAtgcaagtcttttttttttcttccctttttctcAGGCATCTAAGCTCTTTCTAAGTTCAAGAGAATTTGCCAACTGTTATACATGCAAAGGAATTTCTTCTATGTGAACATATAGTACTAGGGATTTCGCCCGACCAATATAATTTTCTAATCCTAGACATTAATGTGATCAAGAAAGGCACAATCACAATgaaaaaatgaagtttttgtattaaGGAAAACTACAGTATGAAATGAAAACCAAATTGAGATACCAAAGACATAACAACAACCTGAGGGCAAGATTTGGCAAACTGTGATCATTTCCTGCTTCAATACATGCAATTGGTAATGATAAGGATTGTCCACCTTTCGAAGCCTCCTCAAAAACAATTGTTATAGCATCAATATACACCACAATATTTGGTGCATGTGCTGGAGAAACATTCTGCACAACAAAAGGGTAGCTTAATAGGAATGTGAGACGAAGCCTAGTAAACATGTCATTCCTAACAAAGTGTTAgacattataaaaaaataaggcAAAAACAAGTATTAACCCATGTTCTGAAGAAATATTCTGCAAAACAAAATGATAACTTAATAGGAATGTGAAACAAAGCATACAAACATGTCATTTCGAACAAGCGTGATTAGATATTATCAAAATccaggaggaaaaaaaaacatatttaacAAACACCTCGATCTAGTCAATCATTGCTCACACCTTTATCTGGACACAAAGAAGGTCATCTGTATTGCAGTCAGCAGCAAAAGAATGGATTTCTACCGGTTGTATGATTTCAAGTTTTCTCCTCCATCTTCTTCCAGGTATATAGATTCCCTCCAATCCACAACGAACAGAAAATCTTTCTCGCTCCAATGACACGCCTCGAAAAGATAAAAGCCCCTCGCCACCAGTTTTTTGATTCTTCAAGAACTTCTGAGATGAATACTGATCCCAgtcttcaagatcaaagcttgGCTTAGAACTTGCAGCTTTAATAGGTCCCGGTGGTGGTGTAGTATTTTGTGGTAATGATGACATGGAGTAACTTCTAAAATGGGATAAGAGTTGAGAACCAGATTTTTGAGATGTGCTACCAATTGCTGAATTGGAAGTTAAAGGAGGAGATAAAGGTTGAGCAGGAGGTGGAAGGGTGTTATCCAAAGGAAGCAACCATTTCAACAATTCTCCACATGGGTCCTGATTTGCATCAACTAAGCTGTCCTGAGTCTGAGCAAACAAACTTCTCTCACGATATTTCTCAAACTGAAGAATCTCAATAACAGGGTCATTCAAAAAATCTACACCAACATTCACTTGTAAAAGAACCTGCATCCTTCCAAACAAGAAAATGGAATGAGAATAAGTGATCTGAACAACTGCTTACACTAGCCATGAATGtgagaggaaaaagaaaatatagaatATTTTAAAATGGAAGGGTCATGAATTTGTTATCAGAGTTACACGACTCTTACTTATTTTAGTACCAAAAAAGACCCACCAGGGCTTTTCTCCTGTTGAACCTTGCAGGAAGCTTAAAAACTAAAGCTGCATGAATATGGTGGAAATTCTACTCTAAACTTTCAGCTAACAAATGAGGACCAACAAACCAGCAAAAAGCGTACATGGGTTCTTCAATGTATACCTAAAAACCTGCTAAACATACCTCTCTATTATTCTATTAACAATTTTTGTTTTCCTACAGTAACCTGAAAACAAAATTATTGGAATACAAGCACAGAATAACATAAACCTAAAAAGAATTCCGGTGGTAGAGTCATTGCCAGTGAGCCATGGTCAACCTAAGAAAACGATAGATAAAATTATGAGACGATTATAGGGGGTTAAGTGTGAAGACTAGCTGGATGGGTAAGCAAAACCTTTGGTGCAGATAGAAGCTCACCACTTTTTCACCCTATAAACAATGTCCCAATATCTTTTAGATATTTTGTTTCTCAAGCGGGTTGAAGTACGATATGAATATACATAtggtgtgtgtgcgtgtgcacGAGCATGTATACAACAcaaaatatgtatgtatacaATGAATAACCTACAAGCTTCATTACACATACCACTATGTCACCATTAGAAAGAGAGCAACACTTGACATTATTTCTTGCTACGCCTCCAGATACATTGGGATCAAAATTCCCTTTATCAATAATGGCATTTACTGCAGTTTTCTGGGTTCCATTTTCCATGTACTCTTGACCATCCGCCTCAACGGATTCTGAAGACTTCTTAGAAGTACTTTTTTTTGCCCAAAGTGCCTCACTTGACTCTGCAATCCTAACAAAAAAATGAGACCTTTCGAATCTTTGCAATAAAATTTCAGTCTGTCTTTTGTGATCCTCCATTCTGAGAAGAGATTCACTAGCAGAAACATCCTTTTGTGAATCAGTCCCCTCTTTTGAAAGGGTTTCACCATTTTGATCGGCATCTTGACTGTTAGGACTCATATCTCCTTTTCCCAACAATGTACCATTGCTATCTTCCACATTTCGATTTTGTTTCTTTGGACTTAGTCTTATGCCATTTTTATTCATGACTGCAGCCAATTTAAAGGGAGTAATAATTTCTGTGTCCTGCTTACATGCTGACAAGCATGCAAGGATGTGAACTTGTTCACCTGGATTAAAAATTAGATTTCAGGTCCTAATAAAGGATGAATCCTCCATGTGAAGAATAAAATGCATGTCAAAACCAAAAGAGTCGGGAGATTGAAGAACTACCAGGGAAAACAAAGGAGCGGTCCAGAGGGCGTAATAACTGTATATCTGGTGCATCATTCCAATTATCAGGGAGTTCTTCTGCAAGAGCAAAACAAGCTTTAGACATATTAGTTTATAATCACCATGATAGAATTACGCATTTAATACATAATATAAACACTCAGTCaactatatatgtgtatatcaTAACTCAGTTTATGTGCACACCTATAAGAGCACATGCAGTCCGACACTATGCAAATTATCAGAACATAGTTGAGTGTAATGGAAAGCACTTACTGTATGGAATGGCAATCCATCCCTCCTCATCAGAGACATCATAATGCTTTGCTATGATAGAGGTTTCCTTCTGTGCACCAATTCCATTTTCACCACTAGATTCACTTTCTGCAGCATTATCTTCGGTTGTGGAATACTGTGGATATGAATCTTCAGCAATTAGACCCTCCAAGGTTGTTGCTGATTTTGGGGTAGGATACGTCTCTGCAGGTGGTTCGTGGACAGGAGGCACAGGCGGTACAGACAGAACAGATGGCTGTTCTGCCGTCACACGCTGTACATGGTGAGTAGATCGCATAAGAAAATTCATTGTCCCACCACTGCAAAATCCATAAATGTTGTCAGTCAAACGAAACAGGGGTTACGTTAAACAGGCgaatgtgtatgtatgtatagctTGAACATGTGAACCCATGCCGATAAGACTGGTAAGAACTCTCATTGAAACGGGACTTAAAGTGCCTAGCAAGAGAAATTCACGCCCGAAAATTCTCCATCACCTTCCCAAACACTTTTCCCATACACCCGAATTTTCGACACACGCAATCAAATGCCAATGGAAAGCCATCCAAATCAGAGGCTTTTACCACACTACAACAATGGCCCTTGATCAAACAGTTCAAATACTCTAAATCTCAAATCACGATTCTTGAATCATGGAATatgtataacaaaaaaaaagctcTAAAATCTTCACAACCCATTACGAAATCTATACTGCTATTTCTGGTTCCCTGGATTCGGCATTGGAATTGAATTTCGAGACTGACCTTCCAATGCCGAATCCAGCAGCAAATGGCAGAGAATTCAAAGTCTAAATTCTATTTAGCTGTTCATCAGAACCAAATATACTGACCTGAGATCGAGTCCTCCGTCGAACCTCGGCGGTGATCGCAATCCCGGAAAGTTTCGAAGCTGAAAACCCTAATTGTTCGATTCCGGTGCTTCTCTACCTGCAATGTCCGAATCGTAAGCTCCGGAAG
Proteins encoded in this window:
- the LOC126596942 gene encoding uncharacterized protein LOC126596942 isoform X1, whose product is MNFLMRSTHHVQRVTAEQPSVLSVPPVPPVHEPPAETYPTPKSATTLEGLIAEDSYPQYSTTEDNAAESESSGENGIGAQKETSIIAKHYDVSDEEGWIAIPYTCFALAEELPDNWNDAPDIQLLRPLDRSFVFPGEQVHILACLSACKQDTEIITPFKLAAVMNKNGIRLSPKKQNRNVEDSNGTLLGKGDMSPNSQDADQNGETLSKEGTDSQKDVSASESLLRMEDHKRQTEILLQRFERSHFFVRIAESSEALWAKKSTSKKSSESVEADGQEYMENGTQKTAVNAIIDKGNFDPNVSGGVARNNVKCCSLSNGDIVVLLQVNVGVDFLNDPVIEILQFEKYRERSLFAQTQDSLVDANQDPCGELLKWLLPLDNTLPPPAQPLSPPLTSNSAIGSTSQKSGSQLLSHFRSYSMSSLPQNTTPPPGPIKAASSKPSFDLEDWDQYSSQKFLKNQKTGGEGLLSFRGVSLERERFSVRCGLEGIYIPGRRWRRKLEIIQPVEIHSFAADCNTDDLLCVQIKNVSPAHAPNIVVYIDAITIVFEEASKGGQSLSLPIACIEAGNDHSLPNLALRRGEEHSFILKPATSLWKNFKAGGDRRNHSSQLQAGNAAPSLRLPPKTVEGKKSASTADQYAIMVSCRCNYTGSRLFFKQPTSWCPRVSRDLMISVASEMSGQSSAPNGGVSQLPVQVLTLQVSNLMSEDLNLTVLAPASFTSPPSVVSLNSSRASPMSPFLSFPEYTGKSPTIQRLSSPLLSDNQKQNVKGGVSPASFSEQTSPLSDAIPSTGLCCTHLWLQSRVPLGCVPSQSMATIKLELLPLTDGIITLDTLQIDVKEKGVTYIPEYSLKINATSSISTGIL
- the LOC126596942 gene encoding uncharacterized protein LOC126596942 isoform X2, coding for MNFLMRSTHHVQRVTAEQPSVLSVPPVPPVHEPPAETYPTPKSATTLEGLIAEDSYPQYSTTEDNAAESESSGENGIGAQKETSIIAKHYDVSDEEGWIAIPYKELPDNWNDAPDIQLLRPLDRSFVFPGEQVHILACLSACKQDTEIITPFKLAAVMNKNGIRLSPKKQNRNVEDSNGTLLGKGDMSPNSQDADQNGETLSKEGTDSQKDVSASESLLRMEDHKRQTEILLQRFERSHFFVRIAESSEALWAKKSTSKKSSESVEADGQEYMENGTQKTAVNAIIDKGNFDPNVSGGVARNNVKCCSLSNGDIVVLLQVNVGVDFLNDPVIEILQFEKYRERSLFAQTQDSLVDANQDPCGELLKWLLPLDNTLPPPAQPLSPPLTSNSAIGSTSQKSGSQLLSHFRSYSMSSLPQNTTPPPGPIKAASSKPSFDLEDWDQYSSQKFLKNQKTGGEGLLSFRGVSLERERFSVRCGLEGIYIPGRRWRRKLEIIQPVEIHSFAADCNTDDLLCVQIKNVSPAHAPNIVVYIDAITIVFEEASKGGQSLSLPIACIEAGNDHSLPNLALRRGEEHSFILKPATSLWKNFKAGGDRRNHSSQLQAGNAAPSLRLPPKTVEGKKSASTADQYAIMVSCRCNYTGSRLFFKQPTSWCPRVSRDLMISVASEMSGQSSAPNGGVSQLPVQVLTLQVSNLMSEDLNLTVLAPASFTSPPSVVSLNSSRASPMSPFLSFPEYTGKSPTIQRLSSPLLSDNQKQNVKGGVSPASFSEQTSPLSDAIPSTGLCCTHLWLQSRVPLGCVPSQSMATIKLELLPLTDGIITLDTLQIDVKEKGVTYIPEYSLKINATSSISTGIL